From Tripterygium wilfordii isolate XIE 37 chromosome 16, ASM1340144v1, whole genome shotgun sequence, one genomic window encodes:
- the LOC119981388 gene encoding transcription factor bHLH14-like — translation MEEMMMNLSPSSSSILPVSVNHQIPLMLQQKLQLITHSFPPQWGVYSIYWQAEKDLNGHLVLSFCDGHFKGNNSGSLQDCERFYNASVFRSYSVDNTTSVGTTLLSGPHLWLTGIQEISNLLECQRVKEAHIHGIKTLVFVSTTSGGVVELGSSYFIEEDQVLVQQIKSMFQIKHINTSSFGVPHSDLLEITNYKSYSSDSHHHNKQNVMSNKKGRRAVMSPKKSPIEAERQRRERLNGRFYALRSVVPTISKMDKASLLADAVTYIQELKAKVDEYKVKLEIFSSQKPSLKNDNKSSNFDPEESSKATEEVVNVDVKIIGSEALIRVHCPDVNYPIVRLMDVLREFELRIHHANISSIEDMMLQDIVVRVPDWLIISEEGMKSVVLQRLKGHN, via the coding sequence ATGGAAGAAATGATGATGAATCTCTCTCCATCTTCTTCATCGATACTACCAGTCTCCGTGAACCACCAAATCCCGCTAATGCTTCAACAAAAATTACAATTGATTACTCACAGCTTTCCTCCTCAGTGGGGGGTTTACTCCATATATTGGCAAGCAGAGAAAGACTTGAATGGCCACCTTGTTTTATCATTCTGTGATGGTCATTTCAAAGGCAACAATTCTGGCTCACTCCAAGACTGTGAAAGGTTTTACAATGCATCAGTCTTTCGATCATATAGTGTTGACAATACTACTAGTGTTGGTACGACTCTTTTGTCTGGTCCTCATCTTTGGCTAACAGGAATTCAAGAAATCAGCAACTTGTTGGAGTGTCAAAGAGTTAAGGAAGCTCACATCCATGGCATCAAGACACTGGTCTTTGTCTCCACAACATCTGGTGGAGTTGTTGAATTGGGTTCCTCATATTTCATTGAAGAAGACCAGGTGCTGGTgcaacaaatcaaatcaatgtTCCAAATCAAGCACATCAACACATCTTCATTTGGTGTGCCACATAGTGATTTATTAGAAATTACTAATTATAAGTCATATTCTTCTGATTCTCATCATCATAACAAACAAAATGTTATGTCCAATAAGAAGGGGAGAAGGGCAGTAATGAGTCCCAAGAAATCACCAATTGAGGCGGAGAGGCAGCGGAGAGAGAGGCTGAACGGCCGTTTCTACGCGCTCCGATCGGTGGTTCCAACTATTTCAAAGATGGACAAAGCATCTTTACTTGCAGATGCTGTGACTTACATTCAGGAGCTCAAGGCCAAAGTTGATGAATATAAGGTCAAGCTTGAAATATTTTCATCACAAAAGCCTAGTTTGAAAAATGACAATAAAAGTAGCAACTTTGATCCTGAAGAGTCATCAAAAGCAACGGAAGAGGTGGTGAATGTGGATGTAAAGATTATAGGGTCTGAAGCCTTGATCAGAGTCCACTGTCCGGACGTGAACTACCCGATCGTGAGACTGATGGATGTGCTTAGAGAGTTTGAGCTTCGAATTCACCATGCGAACATATCTAGTATTGAGGACATGATGCTCCAAGATATTGTGGTTAGGGTTCCTGACTGGTTGATAATAAGTGAGGAAGGTATGAAGAGTGTTGTCCTTCAGAGGCTAAAAGGGCACAATTAG
- the LOC119980768 gene encoding transcription factor bHLH14-like, which produces MATLFYHSVMVISKATILAHSKTVKGIQEINNMLECQRVKEAHIHGIETLVFVSTTSGGVVELGSSYSIEEDPVLVQQIKSMFQIKHINTSSFGVPYIDLLDITNKSYSSDSHHHNKQNVMSNKKGRRAVMSPKKSPIEAERQRRERLNGRFYALRSVVPTISKMDKASLLADAVAYIQELKAKVDEYKVKLEILSSQRPNLKNYNKSSSNFDLEESSKAMDVDVKIIGSEALIRVHCPDVNNPIARLMDMLREFEFRIHHANISSVEDMMLQDVVVRVPDWFMMSEEAMKSVVLQRLKAQLG; this is translated from the exons ATGGCCACCTTGTTTTATCATTCTGTGATGGTCATTTCAAAGGCAACAATTCTGGCTCACTCCAAGACTGTGAAAG GaattcaagaaatcaacaaCATGTTGGAGTGTCAAAGAGTTAAGGAAGCTCACATCCATGGCATCGAGACACTGGTCTTTGTTTCCACAACATCTGGTGGAGTTGTTGAATTGGGTTCCTCATATTCAATTGAAGAAGACCCGGTTCTTGTgcaacaaatcaaatcaatgtTCCAAATCAAGCACATCAACACATCTTCATTTGGTGTGCCATATATTGATTTATTAGATATTACTAATAAGTCATATTCTTCTGATTCTCATCATCATAACAAACAAAATGTTATGTCCAATAAGAAGGGGAGAAGGGCAGTAATGAGTCCCAAGAAATCACCAATTGAGGCGGAGAGGCAGCGGCGAGAGAGGCTAAACGGCCGTTTCTACGCGCTCCGATCGGTGGTTCCAACTATTTCAAAGATGGACAAAGCATCTTTACTTGCAGATGCTGTGGCTTACATTCAGGAGCTCAAGGCCAAAGTTGATGAATATAAGGTCAAGCTTGAAATATTGTCATCACAAAGGCCTAATTtgaaaaattacaataaaaGTAGTAGCAATTTTGATCTTGAAGAGTCATCGAAGGCAATGGATGTGGATGTAAAGATTATAGGGTCTGAAGCCTTGATCAGAGTTCACTGTCCGGATGTGAACAACCCGATCGCGAGACTGATGGATATGCTTAGAGAATTTGAGTTTCGAATTCACCATGCGAACATATCTAGTGTTGAAGACATGATGCTTCAAGATGTTGTGGTTAGGGTTCCCGACTGGTTCATGATGAGTGAGGAAGCTATGAAAAGTGTTGTCCTTCAGAGGCTAAAAGCACAATTAGGCTAA
- the LOC119980843 gene encoding uncharacterized protein LOC119980843 isoform X2, which produces METISFSRCINTQESNIRCGIADPSGEPSTPMRQKTKYNDGFFEKAFMTLFARKMGKFGAESKEKEKGLLDYDHEVFVDVSKRVTKGSS; this is translated from the exons ATGGAAACAATCTCCTTCTCCCG ATGCATCAATACCCAGGAGAGTAATATCAGATGTGGAATAGCAGACCCGTCAGGAGAACCAAGTACTCCAATGAGACAGAAAACCAAATACAATGACGGGTTCTTCGAGAAGGCATTCATGACTCTGTTTGCCAGAAAAATGGGGAAATTTGGAGCAGAAAgtaaggagaaggagaaggggtTGCTTGATTATGACCATGAAGTGTTTGTTGATGTGTCTAAGAGAGTAACGAAGGGAAG TTCATGA
- the LOC119980843 gene encoding uncharacterized protein LOC119980843 isoform X1 — protein MLLLFLLKYEREKIESFGRKELEYSTLMVVLTPSLLAIHLRTHQHLPLYRCINTQESNIRCGIADPSGEPSTPMRQKTKYNDGFFEKAFMTLFARKMGKFGAESKEKEKGLLDYDHEVFVDVSKRVTKGSS, from the exons ATGTTGTTGCTGTTCTTATtgaaatatgagagagagaaaattgaaTCTTTTGGACGTAAAGAACTGGAATATAGTACATTAATGGTAGTTCTAACTCCAAGTCTTCTTGCAATCCACTTGAGAACTCACCAACACCTTCCATTATACAGATGCATCAATACCCAGGAGAGTAATATCAGATGTGGAATAGCAGACCCGTCAGGAGAACCAAGTACTCCAATGAGACAGAAAACCAAATACAATGACGGGTTCTTCGAGAAGGCATTCATGACTCTGTTTGCCAGAAAAATGGGGAAATTTGGAGCAGAAAgtaaggagaaggagaaggggtTGCTTGATTATGACCATGAAGTGTTTGTTGATGTGTCTAAGAGAGTAACGAAGGGAAG TTCATGA
- the LOC119980840 gene encoding endoglucanase 1-like: MAVSTVFTLRVQILCLVLCSVSLFSSAFTPQDYSDALAKSILFFEGQRSGKLPPNQRLKWRGDSGLSDGSSYHVDLVGGYYDAGDNVKFGLPMAFTTSLLAWSVIEFGSSMHNQIENARAAIRWSADYLLKAATATPGTLYVQVGDPNMDHKCWERPEDMDTPRSVYKVSAQNPGSDVAAETAAALAAASIVFKDSDPSYSAKLLQTAKEVFELADKHRGSYSDSLHSVVCPFYCSYSGYQDELLWGASWIYRASQDRSYLAYIQSNGQVLGAEDDDYSFSWDDKRAGTKILLSKSFLEKTTEEFQTYKAHSDNYICSLVPGTSGFQAQYTPGGLFYKASESNLQYVTTTSFLLLTYAKYLNSNGGVATCGSSTVTSEKLIELARKQVDYILGDNPAKMSYMVGFGTKYPQHVHHRGSSLPSIHSNPNKINCNNGFQYLYSASPNPNILTGAIVGGPDNRDSFADDRNNYQQSEPATYINAAFVGALAFFST, from the exons ATGGCTGTGTCTACTGTTTTTACTTTAAGAGTTCAGATTCTGTGCTTAGTTCTTTGTTCGGTCAGCTTGTTTTCCTCTGCCTTTACTCCTCAGGATTACTCGGATGCTCTCGCAAAATCAATCCTCTTCTTTGAGGGCCAGCGATCGGGCAAATTGCCACCTAATCAGCGCCTCAAATGGAGAGGCGATTCAGGCTTGTCCGATGGCTCCTCGTACCAT GTGGACCTAGTAGGAGGATACTATGATGCTGGAGACAATGTTAAGTTTGGCCTGCCGATGGCATTCACAACATCATTGCTGGCATGGAGTGTGATTGAATTTGGAAGTTCAATGCACAACCAGATTGAAAATGCAAGAGCAGCGATTCGTTGGAGTGCGGATTATCTACTTAAAGCAGCAACTGCCACTCCTGGAACCCTATATGTTCAA GTTGGGGATCCGAACATGGACCACAAGTGCTGGGAGAGGCCTGAAGACATGGACACACCGCGAAGTGTATACAAAGTCTCGGCTCAAAACCCAGGATCAGATGTAGCAGCAGAGACAGCTGCTGCTTTGGCTGCAGCTTCTATTGTGTTCAAAGACTCTGACCCTTCCTATTCGGCCAAATTGCTCCAAACGGCGAAGGAA gTATTTGAGTTAGCAGACAAACACAGAGGTTCCTATAGTGACTCTTTGCATTCAGTGGTCTGTCCATTTTATTGCTCTTACTCAGGATACCAG GATGAGCTCCTATGGGGTGCATCATGGATCTATAGAGCTTCTCAAGACCGCTCGTACTTGGCTTACATCCAGTCCAATGGCCAAGTATTGGGTGCAGAAGATGACGACTACTCTTTTAGTTGGGATGACAAGAGAGCTGGGACAAAAATCCTTCTTTCCAAG AGCTTCTTAGAGAAAACCACAGaagaatttcagacatataaagCACACTCAGACAACTACATATGTTCTCTAGTTCCAGGAACATCAGGTTTTCAGGCCCAATATACGCCCG GAGGGCTTTTTTACAAAGCAAGTGAGAGCAATCTGCAGTATGTCACCACCACATCTTTCCTCCTGTTAACATATGCCAAGTACCTGAATTCAAATGGAGGAGTTGCCACATGCGGGTCTTCTACGGTAACATCAGAGAAGCTAATTGAACTGGCAAGGAAGCAGGTGGATTACATTTTGGGAGATAATCCTGCAAAGATGTCTTACATGGTGGGATTTGGTACTAAGTACCCACAACATGTTCATCACAGAGGCTCCTCTCTACCATCTATCCATTCAAATCCTAATAAGATAAACTGCAATAATGGGTTTCAATACCTCTACTCTGCATCACCCAATCCGAACATCCTCACCGGAGCCATAGTCGGTGGTCCTGATAACAGAGATAGCTTTGCAGATGATCGTAATAACTACCAGCAATCCGAGCCTGCAACATATATAAATGCAGCATTTGTGGGTGCTCTTGCTTTCTTCTCTACCTAA
- the LOC119980841 gene encoding protein CANDIDATE G-PROTEIN COUPLED RECEPTOR 7-like, translating into MALSSPSLLFSLCVFTLCSVTIAEIRSTQIRSDERPIIPFDEFGFTHTGLLELNVSQISLSNPSPDLDRSKLGFFLCTRDSWLHVLQQLEDGEISCALQSDLIKTIYTFNLLNKDKESFTKVYSLTDADQFTLVFANCLTKVKVSMDVKSAMYNLDGKSRRRDYLSAGKAVLPRVYFLLSLVYCGLAGLWISVLYKKRLTVFRIHFFMLAVVLLKALNLICEAEDKSYIKRTGSAHGWDVLFYIFSFLKGITLFTLIVLIGTGWSFVKPYLQDKEKKVLMIVIPLQVVANIAQVVIDESGPFGQERISWRQVFLLVDVICCCAVLFPIVWSIKNLREAARTDGKAAVNLMKLTLFRQYYVVVIFYIYFTRVVVYALETITSYEYLWTSVVAGELATLAFYVFTGYKFKPESHNPYFAIDDEEEEAAAEQLKLEDEFDL; encoded by the coding sequence ATGgctctctcttctccttctctcctcttctctctctgCGTTTTCACGTTGTGCTCCGTTACCATCGCAGAGATCCGATCCACGCAGATCAGATCCGATGAACGCCCCATAATCCCCTTTGACGAGTTCGGTTTCACTCACACCGGACTTCTCGAGCTCAATGTCTCCCAGATCTCCCTTTCGAATCCGAGCCCGGATCTCGACCGCTCCAAGCTCGGTTTCTTTCTCTGCACCCGTGACTCATGGCTACACGTGCTCCAGCAGCTCGAGGACGGCGAGATCTCCTGCGCTCTACAGTCCGACCTAATCAAAACTATTTACACCTTCAATTTATTGAACAAGGACAAAGAGAGCTTCACCAAGGTTTATTCCTTGACCGATGCTGACCAGTTCACGCTCGTCTTCGCAAATTGCCTCACAAAAGTGAAGGTCTCAATGGATGTGAAGTCGGCCATGTACAACCTTGACGGAAAGAGCCGCCGCCGGGATTATCTCTCAGCCGGAAAAGCAGTACTACCTAGGGTTTACTTCTTGTTGTCTTTGGTTTATTGTGGTCTTGCTGGGCTATGGATTTCCGTTCTGTACAAGAAACGGCTCACCGTTTTTAGGATTCATTTCTTCATGCTAGCTGTGGTGTTGTTGAAGGCGCTGAATCTCATTTGCGAGGCTGAAGATAAGTCGTATATTAAGCGGACTGGGAGCGCTCATGGCTGGGATGTGTTGTTCTACATATTCAGCTTTCTCAAGGGAATTACTTTGTTCACTCTTATTGTGTTGATTGGTACTGGATGGTCGTTCGTGAAGCCGTACCTGCAGGACAAGGAAAAGAAGGTGTTGATGATTGTGATTCCACTCCAGGTGGTGGCAAATATCGCGCAGGTCGTGATTGATGAGAGTGGGCCGTTTGGGCAGGAGCGGATTTCGTGGAGGCAGGTGTTCTTGCTTGTCGATGTGATCTGTTGCTGCGCCGTTTTGTTCCCTATTGTTTGGTCTATCAAGAACCTCCGTGAGGCTGCCAGGACCGATGGCAAAGCTGCCGTGAACTTGATGAAGTTGACTTTGTTTAGGCAGTATTACGTAGTGGTGATATTCTACATTTACTTCACGAGGGTTGTGGTCTACGCACTGGAGACTATTACATCATATGAGTACCTTTGGACTAGTGTGGTAGCTGGGGAATTGGCTACCCTTGCCTTCTACGTGTTCACAGGGTACAAGTTTAAGCCGGAGTCCCACAACCCGTACTTTGCGATTGACGATGAGGAGGAAGAGGCGGCAGCAGAACAATTGAAGCTTGAAGATGAGTTTGATTTGTGA
- the LOC119981350 gene encoding uncharacterized protein LOC119981350: MGEEVMMMMSSRSSTSSSSSSSENPTFPTWKLYENPFYYSQPHHHHHHKLKHQYHRLNAGASLLNLSLFKPVMETSEIDVYRAQILELKAKLEYERKVRKKMESLNKRLAKELTEERSKRSVEKVCQELAREITLDKAEIDSMKREIEEERKMLRVAELLREERVQMKLSAAKIFLEEKIQELEISKQQRELGSFSSKLEQMNQEEANFMLPGKFTRLVLAENSYDDDLSSAKSSKVVQSRASPETEKINQEVDNRVSRGAIPAENFPGKLARLSSLLSEKSCDDNISGNIASSAAIQRRASPEPENPHIKRGIKGFVEFPRVVRAIGSKSSGGSRHWGSNLECQKAQLRILLKQKSPIRSNNLIIG; this comes from the coding sequence atgggGGAGGAggtcatgatgatgatgagcagTAGGTCCAGtactagtagtagtagtagcagCTCTGAGAATCCCACTTTCCCAACCTGGAAATTATACGAGAATCCATTTTATTATTCACAACCTcatcaccaccatcatcataAACTGAAGCATCAGTATCATCGTTTAAATGCTGGGGCTTCTTTGTTGAATCTGAGTCTCTTCAAGCCTGTAATGGAGACATCTGAGATCGATGTTTATCGCGCCCAGATCCTGGAATTGAAAGCAAAGCTTGAATATGAAAGGAAAGTGCGTAAGAAGATGGAGTCTTTGAATAAAAGACTGGCTAAAGAGCTTACAGAGGAGAGAAGCAAGAGAAGCGTTGAGAAAGTCTGTCAAGAGCTTGCCAGAGAGATTACGTTAGATAAAGCAGAGATTGATAGCATGAAGAGAGAGAttgaggaagaaagaaagatgtTAAGAGTGGCAGAACTGTTGAGAGAAGAGAGAGTTCAAATGAAGCTCTCAGCTGCCAAGATTTTCTTGGAAGAGAAAATACAAGAATTGGAGATTTCCAAACAACAGAGAGAACTTGGCTCCTTCAGTTCCAAACTGGAGCAGATGAATCAAGAGGAAGCAAATTTTATGCTTCCAGGAAAGTTTACAAGGTTGGTTTTAGCTGAAAACTCTTATGATGATGATCTTAGCAGTGCCAAATCATCAAAAGTTGTTCAAAGCAGAGCATCACCAGAAACAGAGAAGATAAATCAAGAAGTAGACAACAGAGTGTCTAGAGGTGCAATTCCTGCTGAAAATTTTCCTGGAAAGCTTGCAAGGTTATCTTCCCTGTTGTCTGAAAAATCATGTGATGATAACATTAGCGGTAATATTGCATCGTCGGCAGCAATTCAGAGAAGAGCATCACCAGAACCAGAGAATCCTCACATAAAGAGAGGGATAAAAGGGTTTGTTGAATTTCCTAGAGTGGTCAGAGCAATTGGATCAAAGAGTAGTGGTGGTAGTAGACATTGGGGTTCCAACCTGGAGTGTCAAAAGGCTCAATTGAGGATTCTACTCAAACAAAAAAGCCCCATTAGATCCAATAACCTGATCATTGGTTGA
- the LOC119981460 gene encoding growth-regulating factor 8-like codes for MSHQYLHHETQFLTCDESTLCGGSGGGGDIYDVVDAGSAPPSRTVDLYGEMAAAEFVNMRVVPFTEAQWQELEKQTIIYKYLMASVPATSEFLIPITTKTTTSSATVPPSSNSTSISTNTNKADPEPWRCKRTDGKKWRCSRDVAPDQKYCERHCHKTRPRSRKPVELNTDEYSTKKINFSHHHSYNNMVSAPPYDQPRGFEWLMRGENRSTLEWQQMGDNNNGFNSFASLGASWNPNQAVETETRETRHFIDEIDHKNSGGYGGSLEVAETMNGSSGGGGLWMGCSAPGGPLAEALCLGIASSSSNNSKCSSSGDGDQLGSNSIN; via the exons ATGTCTCATCAATACTTGCATCATGAAACCCAGTTTTTAACATGCGATGAGAGTACCCTTTGTGGTGGTAGTGGCGGTGGTGGTGATATATACGATGTTGTTGATGCTGGTTCTGCTCCTCCTTCAAGGACTGTGGACCTTTATG GAGAAATGGCAGCAGCAGAGTTTGTGAATATGAGAGTAGTCCCTTTCACAGAAGCTCAATGGCAAGAGTTGGAGAAACAGACCATAATTTACAAGTACTTGATGGCCTCTGTTCCTGCAACTTCCGAGTTCTTAATACCCATCACAACAAAGACTACCACTTCATCAGCAACTGTCCCTCCAAGCTCCAACTCCACAA GCATTTCAACAAACACTAACAAGGCGGATCCAGAGCCATGGAGGTGCAAAAGGACAGATGGCAAGAAATGGAGGTGCTCGAGAGACGTGGCTCCTGATCAGAAGTACTGCGAACGGCATTGTCACAAGACTCGTCCTCGTTCAAGAAAGCCTGTGGAATTGAATACTGACGAATAttccacaaaaaaaatcaatttttctcACCATCACAGTTACAATAACATGGTCTCTGCTCCACCATATGACCAACCCAG GGGCTTCGAGTGGTTAATGAGAGGAGAGAATAGGAGTACTCTTGAATGGCAACAAATGGGTGATAATAATAATGGGTTCAACTCATTTGCTTCATTGGGGGCATCTTGGAATCCAAACCAGGCAGTAGAGACAGAGACAAGAGAGACAAGACATTTCATTGATGAAATTGATCACAAAAACAGTGGTGGTTATGGCGGATCATTAGAAGTAGCAGAGACTATGAATGGtagtagtggtggtggtggtttatGGATGGGTTGTTCTGCTCCTGGTGGACCGTTAGCGGAGGCCTTGTGCCTTGGCATTGCAAGTAGCAGTAGCAACAATAGCAAATGCTCTAGCAGTGGAGATGGTGATCAATTAGGAAGCAATTCTATTAACTAA
- the LOC119981187 gene encoding uncharacterized protein LOC119981187 encodes MALASVLLEILGRPTIGDVLSDLMIYMAPLWIGVIVGVLIGWTWKPTWANLGWEMLNSSISKASRETASSSSESPIGFGSFSMFDSLKVHLPGYISWTSDDGVPKDDFSVPPTDISECSGSLSELENEKPGLVNGDDLEHFCKLVEVKDEGPAWIHMMDRSTPNMTYQAWRRDPKTGPPQYRSKTIFENATPEMVRDFFWDDEFRLKWDDMIVSAETLEECPTTGNMVVHWVRKFPFFCSDREYIIGRRIWESGHLYYCVTKGVPCSTVPRCNKPRRVDLYYSSWCIRAVESKRGNGQLTACEVLLFHHEDMGIPWEIARIGVRQGMWGAAKKVNLGFRAYQKERASGAPLSRCAFMAQINTKVRANYLRSLESSSSGSSDDEVKDLSEKPLGRNIPKLLVVGGAVVLACSLDRGLLTKAVIFGVARRFANIGRRL; translated from the exons ATGGCTCTGGCTTCTGTTCTTCTGGAGATTTTGGGGAGACCTACAATTGGGGATGTTTTGAGTGACCTAATGATATATATGGCTCCTTTGTGGATTGGGGTTATTGTTGGTGTTCTTATTGGGTGGACGTGGAAGCCGACATGGGCCAATTTAGGTTGGGAAATGTTGAATTCTTCCATCTCGAAGGCGTCTAGGGAGACTGCGTCATCATCTTCGGAAAGTCCGATAGGTTTTGGTTCCTTTTCGATGTTCGATTCGTTGAAGGTTCATTTGCCTGGTTACATTTCCTGGACGTCAGATGACGGGGTTCCGAAGGATGATTTCTCTGTGCCACCTACCGACATATCCGAATGCAG TGGGAGTTTATCCGAGCTCGAAAACGAAAAACCTGGACTTGTGAATGGAGATGATTTAGAGCATTTTTGTAAGCTTGTAGAAGTTAAAGATGAAGGTCCTGCTTGGATTCATATGATGGATCGTTCTACCCCGAACATGACCTATCAAGCCTGGCGGAGAGATCCTAAG ACTGGTCCTCCACAATATCGTAGCAAAACTATCTTTGAGAATGCTACCCCAGAGATGGTGAGAGATTTCTTTTGGGATGATGAGTTTAGATTGAAATGGGATGACATGATTGTCTCTGCTGAAACTTTGGAGGAGTGCCCCACTACAGGAAACATGGTGGTTCACTGGGTACGCAAG TTTCCCTTCTTTTGTAGCGACAGAGAATACATTATCGGGCGCAGGATTTGGGAATCAGGACACTTGTACTATTGTGTTACAAAG GGAGTACCCTGCTCTACTGTGCCTAGATGCAACAAACCAAGACgtgttgatttgtattattCAAGTTGGTGTATCCGTGCAG TTGAATCAAAAAGAGGGAATGGCCAGCTTACTGCCTGTGAGGTGTTACTGTTCCATCATGAAGACATGGGTATACCTTGGGAAATTGCTAGAATCGGAGTGCGGCAGGGTATGTGGGGAGCTGCGAAAAAGGTTAACCTTGGCTTTCGTGCATATCAGAAGGAGAGGGCATCAGGTGCCCCACTCTCGCGTTGTGCTTTCATGGCTCAAATCAACACTAAAGTGAGGGCAAACTACTTGAGATCCTTGGAGAGTAGTTCAAGTGGTTCATCAGATGATGAAGTGAAGGATTTGTCTGAGAAACCATTGGGAAGGAACATACCTAAGCTGTTAGTTGTGGGTGGTGCGGTGGTCCTTGCTTGTAGTCTTGACCGGGGGCTCTTGACAAAAGCAGTTATATTTGGAGTAGCCCGAAGATTTGCAAATATTGGAAGGAGATTGTAA
- the LOC119981188 gene encoding uncharacterized protein LOC119981188 yields the protein MMHSMFSPFDALCADFLGKKTQFSTTSAETNKKNGVLVKKIEETENFKEKKRERAAAAAPVRDHHKAPRFAPELDGLYCFETLVSY from the coding sequence ATGATGCATTCGATGTTCagtccctttgatgctttgtgcgCTGATTTCTTGGGCAAGAAGACCCAATTCTCCACTACTTCTGCAGAGACCAACAAGAAGAATGGAGTACTGGTCAAGAAGATAGAGGAGACGGAGAACTTtaaggagaagaagagagaacgggctgctgctgctgctcccGTGAGAGACCACCACAAGGCGCCGCGGTTTGCACCGGAATTGGATGGACTCTACTGCTTTGAGACTCTGGTCTCCTATTAG